One Rosa chinensis cultivar Old Blush chromosome 3, RchiOBHm-V2, whole genome shotgun sequence DNA window includes the following coding sequences:
- the LOC112195008 gene encoding PAN domain-containing protein At5g03700, giving the protein METHFINSVTRLRATQLLLCTLAILLFSPTTTLSELPRGFKATPDSSTQTFQPLLSDSTGNFSLGFLRVNKTQLALAVLHVPSSEPFWLANPAQLARWSDRTHLTFNGSLVLSDPQTRTYWSTHTDADHVILLNNSNLLIQSANQNEAPAWQSFDFPTNTLVENQNFTSKMVLISSNGLYSMRLGPDFIGLYANFNEGSDQIYLRHKAMEAKTDIVENKGPIYAQINPDRYLGMYQTGNPLPADVQKFNSYQTPITGFLRVRLEPDGNLVGYFWDGSKWVLDYRAISQTCELPSACGSYGLCTAGNGCSCLDNRTEFASGECFAAQSGDFCSDGIPRNNFWVLRRNGVEPPYKELMGYQTTSSLAQCERLCERNCSCWGAVFNNASGFCYMMDYPIQTLVGVGDETKMGYFKVREGAGRKKMNVGVGVGIGVMCGVVLILVGIVGVWRFRVWKRKRGGGAVKSRFMEQYGGVSPGPYKDLGSASFRSIEMGST; this is encoded by the coding sequence ATGGAGACTCATTTCATCAACTCAGTAACTCGTCTACGTGCAACTCAGCTCCTTCTCTGCACACTCGCTATATTACTCTTCTCACCCACCACCACCCTATCAGAGCTTCCCAGAGGCTTCAAGGCCACTCCCGACTCCTCAACCCAAACCTTCCAACCTCTCCTCTCCGACTCCACTGGCAATTTCTCCCTCGGTTTTCTCCGAGTCAATAAAACCCAGCTCGCCCTCGCCGTCCTCCACGTCCCGTCATCCGAGCCCTTCTGGCTCGCCAACCCGGCCCAACTCGCCCGCTGGTCCGACCGTACCCACCTCACTTTCAATGGCAGTCTCGTCCTTTCCGATCCTCAGACAAGGACATATTGGTCAACTCACACCGATGCTGATCATGTTATCCTCCTCAACAATTCAAACTTGCTAATACAGAGTGCCAACCAGAACGAAGCTCCAGCATGGCAGAGTTTCGACTTTCCCACAAATACCCTCGTCGAAAACCAGAATTTCACATCTAAAATGGTTCTGATTTCCTCCAACGGACTGTACTCGATGCGATTAGGGCCCGACTTCATCGGCCTCTACGCGAATTTCAATGAAGGCTCGGACCAGATTTATCTCCGGCACAAAGCAATGGAAGCCAAAACCGATATAGTCGAGAATAAAGGCCCCATTTACGCGCAGATAAACCCGGATCGGTACCTCGGTATGTAccaaacgggtaacccgttacCGGCCGACGTTCAAAAGTTCAACAGCTATCAGACACCCATCACCGGCTTCCTCCGGGTCCGGTTAGAACCCGACGGGAACTTAGTCGGGTACTTCTGGGACGGGTCGAAGTGGGTTTTGGACTACCGGGCGATTTCTCAAACCTGCGAGCTTCCGAGTGCGTGCGGTTCGTACGGGTTGTGTACAGCCGGAAATGGCTGCTCGTGTTTGGATAACAGGACGGAGTTTGCCTCCGGCGAGTGCTTCGCGGCGCAGTCCGGTGACTTCTGCAGCGACGGAATCCCGAGAaataatttctgggttttgaggaGGAACGGGGTTGAGCCGCCGTACAAGGAGTTGATGGGGTACCAAACGACGTCGTCGCTGGCGCAGTGCGAGAGGCTTTGTGAAAGGAACTGTAGCTGTTGGGGCGCGGTTTTTAATAACGCATCCGGGTTTTGTTACATGATGGACTACCCGATCCAAACCCTAGTGGGTGTGGGGGATGAGACCAAGATGGGGTATTTTAAGGTGCGGGAGGGTGCAGGGAGGAAGAAAATGAATGTGGGTGTTGGGGTTGGGATTGGTGTGATGTGTGgggtggttttgattttggtggGGATTGTTGGGGTTTGGAGGTTTAGGGtttggaagaggaagaggggaggaggagcagtAAAGAGCCGGTTCATGGAGCAATACGGCGGCGTTTCGCCCGGCCCGTATAAGGATCTTGGATCGGCAAGCTTTAGGTCAATTGAGATGGGGAGTACATAG